From Nocardia sp. NBC_00416:
CCCCCGCCTGCTCCCACGGCAGATCGGCGGGTTTGTGCGCGATATGCGCCGCCGAGACGGCGACCAATTCGGCGAACGTGCCCGCATGCAGGACGTCTTTGCGGGCATAGGCCAGTACTTCGTCGCCGACCGTGAACTCCGGTGTGTCGAATCCGGTCTCGACCACGATTCCGGCCACATCCCAACCCGGTATCACCGGGAAGACCGCGTCGATGAGACCGTCCAGCCCGCCCGACATCACCTTCCAGTCGACCGGGTTGACCCCGGCCGCGCGGACCTCGATCAGGGCCGAACCCGGGAAGACCTTCGGTTTCGGCAGGTCACGAACTCGCACATCGCTGTTGTCGGTGGTGTACCGGTCGTAGGTCGCTGCACGCATCGTCCAGTCCTATCGGTTGCGGTCCCCTCTTGCGTGCAACGACGCGCCGCAGGCGATAGATTCCGGCGCGGCGGTCCGCGGCCGGGTGCGGAGGGTCCGCCGAGCCGGGCGACATTGACCGGACTCGGGGACTTCCGCTCAGCTCACGGCCGCAGACCGTGCGCTGGTGCGGTTCAGGACGGCGGTGAGTTCGGCGTTGAACAGGTCCACCTTCTCGATATTGCCCAGGTGGCCGGTGGGCCAGACCTGGTAATCGGGCCGGTGGCCGGCCGCGCGCATGGTCTCGGCGATGATCCGGGACATGCGTTCGGGAAGCAGCCGGTCATAACGGCCGGCGATGATCGTGGTGGGTGCCGTGAGGTTCGCCGCGGCTGCGCCCAGCTGCAGATCCGCGAGGATCGCCGCATGACGGCCACGCGCCAACGGCCGGCACGAGCGCACGATGTTCAGGGCGAAATCGGCCTGCTCACTGGTGGCGCCCCGGGCCATGATGCGTTCTCTCAGGATCTCGCGCGCGGCCCAGCCGCCGGGGAGCGGCAGCGGCGTGGTGAGAATGGATTCGGCGACGATCATCGGGAGCCGGATGGGGGACCCGAGCAGTGTGATCGGCTGTTTCCACACGGCGAGCGGCTTGTTCAGCAGGGGCAGCAGATCGGTGTCGTACCGGATGTTTCCCGACGTGGTGTTGGCCAGGACCACCGCGCGGGCGCGCCGGGCGACCTGTTCGGGGTGGCGGGCGGCCCAGGCCTGCAGGGTGATGCCGCCCATGCTGTGGCCGGCGAGCAGCGCTTTCTGCCCCGGGCGCAGGGTGGCGTCGAGGACGGCGGACAGATCGTCGGCGAGCGTGCGGTCGCTCAGGGGAGCGCGGCCGAGCGTGCTGTCGCCGTGGCCGCGCTGGTCGTAGGCGATCACGCGATAACGGTCCGCGAAGGCGTTGATCTGGGGGTGCCAGTATTCGATACAGCAGCTCCAGCCGTGGATGAGCACGATCGGCTCGGCATCGGCGGGACCATAGGAGTGCACTCGCAGGCGGGCGCCGTCGACAGTGGTGACGGGAATGATCTCGGGACCGGCCGCCGGCGCGTTGTAGTGCGGGGTCCGGAATCGGCGCGCACGCAACGTAGCTCGGTACGGGGCGGTCAACGCGCCTTCGTGCGCCTGCGATAGCGCGGTTATCGACTTCACCAGCATCAGAACACTCCTTTGTGCCTGCTGACACGGTAACCCTGCAAGCTGGGTGCTTACAAGAGCAAGCGCTGTACCGGGTTTCCGGTATCCGGGATGTCGTTGTTGTCCCGGATATCGGCGGAGCAGGTGGCGCTGTTAGCCCAGAATGCCCATTCGTACGGTGTTCTATGCCAGGAGTGGCTGAAACGGAGCAAGCACCTCCGGAGGTTGTGGCGTCAACCGGTCCGCCGCGACTACGGTGAACACTGTGAACGACTCGGACGCAGCCGAACCACGAGAGCTGGTGGATCCCGGGGTTCCGGGAGCGGAAGGGTCGCAACGCGCGCCGACATCGTGGCCGACCGGGTGGCTCGGACTCGCGTTACCCGCGGCCGCGGCGGGCGTGGGCGCGGCGGCAGTGGCGCTGCTGCACGTGCGTGATCCGCATATCGAGGGTGCGTACGGGCTGTGCCCGGTCTACGCGCTGTTCGGGGTGTACTGCCCCGGGTGCGGCGGTATGCGGGCCGTGCACAACCTGACCGATGGACATATCGTCGATTCCCTGCACAGCAACCTGCTGGCGCTGCCGATGCTGGCGCTCTTCCTGCTGTGGGTGAGTGATTGGGCCATCCGCGCCCGACGGGGCGCCGGGCCGCGACTGCCCGAGATCAGCAGCGCCACGATGTGGATGCTGTTCGGCTCGATCGCCGTCTACACGGTTCTGCGCAACACCCCCTGGGGCACCTGGCTGACGCCGGTCTGACACACGAGGCACAGATGCGCGATTCACTCAAGGACCGGGTCCGCGACAAACTGATGCGGCAGTTGGCCGAGGACGGTCCGCTGGGGCCCGGATCCGAGGACCCACGCCTCATCTCGGTAGTCGCCGACCTCGACGCGCTCGACCGAGTCGCCGAGGACGATCCGCTGGTAGAACAGCTCGCGGGTCGCTACCTGGTGTTCTGACCCGGCCGCCCGGTCCCACCGACCGGTGGGAGCTGCGGCAGCGGTTCGGAGTAGAGCCAGTCCTGCCACAGCGGCTGCATCGGTGTCGCGCTGTAGTGACCGACCAGATCGGTGAACTCCTCGGTGGAGACCGAAGCGTGGCGGTGCCGGGCGGTCCAATCGCGGATGAGGCGGAAGAAGGCGGTATCGCCCAATTCCAGGCGCAGCGCGTGCAGGGTGAGGGCCCCGCGCTTGTACACCCGGTCATCGAACATCAGGGTCGGGCCCGGATCGCCGACCACGATGTTCTGCGGCTGGCGGTGCAGGGTGTGCCAGGCCGCGCGGGCGAGCTGGTCGGCACTGGCACCGTCGGCCGCCTCGGACCAGATCCATTCCGCGTAGCAGGCGAAACCCTCGTGCAGCCAGATATCGCACCAGTGCTGGATGGTCAGGCTGTTGCCGAACCATTGGTGTGCCAGTTCGTGCGCGACGAGGCGTTCCGCGCCGCGCCGGCCGTCGCAATGGTTGGCGCCGAACACGGAGATGCCCTGGGCTTCGATGGGGATCTCCAGTTCGTCCTCGGTGACGACCACCGAATAGCTCTGGAACGGGTACGGGCCGAACAGATCGCTGAACACCGACATCATCTGGGGTTGTCGCGCGAAATCGTGGTCGAAGGCGGCGCGCAGCCGGGTCGGGAGCACCGCGTGCATCGGCACCGGGGCATGCCGGTCGGTCAGCTGGTGTTTCTGGTAGCGCCCGATCTGCACGGTGGCCAGGTAGCTCGCCATCGGCTCGGTCTGCTCGTAGATCCAGGTCGTCTGACCGGCCTTGGTCTGTTTGCCGACCAGGTCACCGTTGGCGAGGGTGTAATACGGGGTATCGGTGGCGATGGAGATCCGGTAGCTGGCCTTGGAACTGGGATGGTCGTCGCACGGAAACCAGGACGCGGCGCCGTTGGGTTGACTGGCCACGAGTGAACCTTCGGTGAGTTCCTCCCAGCCGACCTCGCCCCATGGGCCGCGCACCGGTTTCGGCGCGCCGGCGTACTGCACGATCAGTTGCAGGATCCCGCCCGCGGGTATCCGCTCGCGGGGGGTGACGGTGAGTTTGCCGCGCTGATGGGTGTACTTACCGGCTTTGCTGCCGTTGACCAGCACTTTGGAAACCGCGAGCGCCTGGGAGAGGTCGAGGGAGAACCGCGGGCGCTCCGCGGTGGCGACAGCGGTGATCACCGCCCGCCCCGCGAGCCGGTTGCTGGCGACCTTGTAGTTCAGGTCCAGTTCGTACCGGGATACCCGATAACCCCGATTCCCGTTCTGCGGTAGATAGTCGTCGATGGGGGCGTCGTAGAACCTGCTCCCCATCAGCGGTCCGTCTCCTCTTCGGCCGGATCGGACTCGACAGCGGCGGTCCAGGGTGTGATCGGGTTGCCCCACCATCTCGTGGAGGCCGGGACGGTGTCACCACGCATCACCAGTGACGCCGGGCCCACGGTGGCGCCCGCGCCGAGGGTGGCGGCGGGCAGTGCGACGCAGTGCGGTCCGAGGGTGGCGCCCGGTTCCAAGGTCACGGTGTCCATGGCCATGATGCGGTCGTGGAACAGGTGGGTCTGCACCACGCAGCCGCGTTCCACGGTCGCGCCGTCACCGAGTGTCACCAGGTCTGCCTCCGGAAGCCAGTAGGACTCGCACCATACCCCGCGGCCGATTTTCGCGCCCAGTGCGCGCAACCAGAGGTTGAGTACGGGCGTACCGGTCGCCGCCCGCGCGAACCAGGGCGCCGCGACGGTTTCCACGAACGCGTCCGATACCTCGTTGCGCCAGACGAACGAACTCCACAGGGGATGTTCGCCGGCCCGGATACGGCCGATCAGAGCCCATTTCGCCGTCACCGCGCTCGCGCAGGCCACGGCGCCCGCGACCATCAGCACCACCCCGGACAGCAGCGCCGCCGCCAGATATCCGAAACCGGTGGCCAGCCGGGCCAGCACCAGCAGCACCCCGAGCCCGATGGCGAAGGTCACCACGACCGCGGCGAGGCGGCAGGTTTCGAAGGCGCCGCGGAAGATCCGCAGGCGCAGGGGCGGGTCGTAGGTGCGGTCGGCATCGGCGGTACCGGCGGACCGCCGTAACCGGACCGGCGGGCTGCCCAGCCAGGACGAGCCGGCCTTCGCTTTGCTGGGCGCCGCGGACAGCACGGCGACCAGGCCGTTCTTGGGCACCCGGCGACCGGGCGCGGCCATCCCGGAATTGCCCAGGAACGCGCGTTTGCCGACCTTGGCCTCACCGATGTGCAGCCAGCCGCCGCCGAGCTCGTAGCTGGCGATCATGGTGTCGTCGGCGAGGAAGGCGCCGTCGGCGACCGTGGTGAACTTGGGGATCAGCAGCACCGTGGACGCCTCGACCCTTTTGCCCACCTTCGCCCCGAGCAGACGCAACCAGATCGGGGTGAGCAGGGAAGCGTACAGCGGAAACAGGAAGGTGCGGGCCGAGTCCAGGAGGCGTTCGGTGGCCCAGACCTGCCAGCCCACCCGGCTGCGTACCGGGTGATAACCCTCGGTCAGGCCGACGCTGAGCAGCCGTACCGCGACGATCGTGACGACCGCGTACACGATCAGGCTGACGAGCGTGGCGATCGGTAAGCACAGGAAAGCGGGCAGCAGGGCGGACCCGAGGTCCGGGCTGTCCCGGACGCTCCAGGTGATCACGGCGAGGCCCGCCGCGAGTCCGAGCAGCGGAACTCCCGCCAGCGCCAGCGAGCCGACTCCGAACGCCAGCACCCAGTGCACCGCGCGCTCCGGGGTCTGTGCGGGCCAGCGATGGCGGGCCCTGCCCACCTTCACCGCGGGTGATCCGGCCCATTCCTGACCGGCTTTCACCTTCCCGGAGACCGCGGAGCCGGCCGCGATCTCGGCGTCCCGGCCGATTCTCGTGCCGGGCAGCAGCACCGAGCGCGCGCCGACCACCGCGCCCTTGCCCACCACGATGGAGCCGATGTGCACCGTATCGCCGTCGATCCAGTAACCGGACAGATCGACTTCGGGTTCGATGCTGCAGCCGTCGCGTAATTCGAGCATGCCCGTCACCGGGGGCAACGTGTGCAGATCGACGCCCTTGCCCACGGTCGCCCCCAGCGCCCTGGCGAAGGGCACCATCCACGGCGCGCCCGAAAGGTTCTCCGCGCCGCTGGCCTCCGCCAGGCGGACCGCGGCCCACAGCCGCACATGCACCGAGCCGCCGCGCGGATAGGTGCCCGGTCGCACGCCCGACAGCAGCGTCCGGGCGCCGACCACGCAGATCGCCATCCGGCCGAGCGGGCTGATGAAGACCAGGAACAGCAGCGCGGTCCACCACCAGGAAAGACGCGGCAGCCAAGGCAGCAGATCGAACCAGCCCGCGACGCCGGAGGCGGCGGCGAGCCAGGTCACCCACTGCAGCCCGGTCAGCGTGGTCAGCGCGAGGGTGGCGAGCACCTGAATCCATTGCGCGGTCAGCGGTGTCGGCCGCACCAGCCGGGTTTCGGCGGCCGCACCCGGGGCGCTCTGGTCGAGCAGTTCGGCGAGCGCCCCCAGCCGGGGATGGTCGTAGACATCGGCGACCGTGACCCGCGGGTACCGGGCGCGCAGGGCGGTGACCAACTGCGCGGCCGACAGCGATCCGCCGCCGAGCGCGAAGAAATCTGCGTCGGCGCCGGTGATCTCGGCGCCGAGGACATCGGTCCACAGCGTCGCCAGCCAGGCCGCGGTGCCGGTGAGTCCGTGCTCGGTTCCGGCGTCGGCGCCGGCCAGCGGCCACGGCAGGGCATTGCGGTCGACCTTGCCCGAGGTGCGGGTGGGCAGATCGGGAACCACTACCAGGCGGGGAATCAGTGGTGCGGGAAGTCGTTCGGCCAGGTGCGCGCGGGCGGCGGCCAGGTCGTAGTCCTCGGCGACGCCGGTGAGGTAGCCGATCAGAACCGGTGCGCCGGTCGCCGTGGTGCGCACCGCGGCCGCCGCACCGCTCACACCCGGCAGATGCTGCAGGGCGTTGTCGATCTCGCCCAGTTCGATCCGGCGGCCGCCGATCTTCACCTGATCGTCGGCGCGACCGAGGAAGATCAAGCCCGCGCTGTCGTTGCGGACCAGATCGCCGCTGCGGTAAGCGCGGTCCCAGCCCAGGGTTGCCAGCGGCGCGTACTTCTCGGCGTCCTTGGCCGGGTCGAGGTAGCGGGCCAGCCCGACTCCGCCGATCACCAGTTCCCCGGTTCCGCCCTCGCCCACCGGAACGCCGTCCGCATCGACCACCACCAGGTCCCAACCGTCCAGCGGGAGACCGATCCGCACCGGTCCGGTGCCGTCGAGCAGTGCGGCGCACGCGACCACGGTCGCCTCGGTGGGCCCGTAGGTGTTCCACACCTCGCGGTCCTCGTCGGCCAGGCGCTCGGCCAGCTCCGGGGGGACGGCCTCGCCGCCGAAGATGAGCAGCCGCACCGACTCCAATGCTTCGGCGGGCCAGGTCGCGGCCAGGGTCGGGACGGTGGACACCACCGTGATGCCCTGCCGGACCAGCCAGGGGCCGAGATCGGCGCCGGTGCGGACCAGCGCGCGCGGCGCCGGCACCAAGCAGGCTCCGTTACGCCAGGCCAACCACATCTCCTCGCAGGAGGCGTCGAAGGCCACCGACAGCCCGGCCAGGACACGGTCACCCGGGCCGATCGGGCTGTCCGGGAGGAACAGGCGCGCCTCGGCGTCCACGAAGGCGGCGGCACTGCGGTGGGTCACCGCGACGCCCTTCGGCGTGCCGGTGGAACCGGAGGTGAAGATGATCCAGGCGTCGTCGCCGACCGCGGGCGGCCCAGGAGATTGCTCGCCGATTGCCCGGGCGGCGCCCGGGGCATCCGCCGGGACCGGACGGATCCCGGCGGCGGTCGCGACGGCGGTCACCCGGGCCTCGGTGAAGACCAGTTCGGCCCGCTCCTCGGGATCGTCGGCGTCGACCGGGACGTAGGCCGCCCCGGCATGCAACACCGCGAGAATCGTGAGATACAGCTCCCAGGTGCCCGACGGCATCCGCACGCCGACGCGGTCGCCGCGACGCACTCCGGCGGCGGCCAGATCCCGGACCGAGTCGTCGATCTCGGCGAGCAGTTCCGCGTAGGACAGGGTGCGGTCCGCGGTCGCGACAGCCGGCGCCTCGGGGTAGGCGGCGGCCGTCTCGGCGAGCACATCGACGAGAGTGCGCGCAGGTGGCGCCGCCTCGGCACGCTGGAGTTCGCTCACCGTTCGCAGCTGCGACCGCATCTGTCCGGCCCACCTTCCATCGCCCTGCCGACGGACTCGTTGTCTCATACCAGGGTTACCGCCCGGCAAACAGCGGTCGACCGGGTGAACAGAGTACTCGGCGATTCTTACGCGACGGCGACAGCGGGAAAGCGGCGGCAGCTAGTCCGCGTCGTCGGCGAGCGGGGTGGGTCGGTAGTAGCGGCCGTTGTAATAGAGCAGGGGAGCGGTCGACGGCTCCTCGTCGGTATCGTCGTGCACCCGGACCACCCGGCCGACCACGAACGTGTGGTCACCGATCGGTATGAGCTGTTCCACAGTGGTGCGCAACCACAACGGGGTGCCGTGCAGAACCGGTTCGCCGGTGTCCAGCGCGCTCCACAGGGCGCGGTCGCTGAACCGGTGCGTCGCGGCCCGGGCGAAACGCTGGGCCAGATGACGCTGGTGTTCGCCGAGGAAATGGATGACCACGGATTCGGCGGCGGTCAGGGCCGTCAAGCTCGAGGACGTATCGCTGATGTTGAAGGATACGAGCGGCGGGTCCAAGGAGAGCGAGGCGAACGAGGTCGCCGTGAAGCCGACCGGGCCGACGGCCGAATCGAGCGTCACGACGGTGACGCCGGACGGGTAATGGCGCATCGAGGCGCGGTACTGCTCGGCGGTGATACCGCTGAGATCGTCGGGTATTCGGATTCCGGTATCGGGCCGTGGTACTTCGCTCACCTCGCCGACGCTACGCCCGGATCGACGCGCAGACCGGTTCCGGTCCATTGTCCGGGAACCCCACGTGACCGGCTCAGTCCACGTCGATGGACAGCCCGGCGGTGATCCGCAGCAGTTCCGGATACGAGGTGCGGAACACGGTCGCCGGGCTGCCGCCCGCGGCCCAGAGTTCACGATGTTCGGACAAACTCGTATCCACCCAGGTGGGCAGATTCACCGGATGCCCGACCGGGGCGACGCTGCCCGGTAGCTGCCCGGTGTACCGCATCACCAGATGCGGCGGCGCGGGGATCAGCGCTCCCTCGAGCCGCCTGCCGGTTCGCGCCGGATCCACCCGGTGCGCGGCCGAGACCAGGAGCAGGACCGGTTCTTCGCCGAGAAGGAAGACCTCCGAGTGCACCACCGCACCCAGATCCACCTCCATCGCCTCCGCGGTTTCCGCGGGACCGGTCGCCGAACCCGGTGTGGTGACGATCAGCCCGTGATGACCGCGAGCGATCAAAGTGTCCGATACCCGGCAGGTTATCTGTGGAAGCGACCTGCGCATGGGCACAGGGTAGAGCGATCCGGCGCGTCTCGCCGCCGAAAACCCACTGATCGGACGGGACGCCGGTCCCGTACACCCGCGGACCACGGCCTGACCTGCGGACAGCGGTGACCATTAGTCTGGACCGATGACAGACTGGCAGGCTTTCACCGTCGAAACCGACGACCACGTCGCCCGGGTGAGACTCACCGGACCGGGCAAAGGCAACGCGATGGGCCCGGATTTCTGGCGTGAGCTGCCGGAGATCTTCCGCGGTCTCGACGCCGACCCCGCGGTCCGCGCGGTCGTGCTCACCGGATCGGGCAAGCACTTCTCCTACGGCTTGGACCTGCCCGCGATGAGCGGCACCTTCGGGCCCTTGATGGCCGACCGCGCACTGGCCGCGCCGCGCACCGATTTCCTCGCCGATATCCGTCGCCTGCAGGCTTCGATCACCGCGGTCGCCGAATGCCGCAAACCGGTGATCGCCGCGGTGTCGGGCTGGTGCATCGGCGGCGGGCTCGACCTGATCGCGGCCGCCGACATCCGCTACGCCAGCGCGGAAGCGAAGTTCAGCCTGCGTGAGGCGAAGGTCGCCATCGTGGCCGATGTGGGCTCGCTACAGCGGCTGCCCGGGATCATCTCCGAAGGTCACCTCCGCGAACTGGCCTTCACGGCCAAGGACATCGACGCCGCGCGGGCGGAGAAGATCGGGCTGGTCAACGATGTCTTCGCCGATCAGGAGGCGGTCCTGGAAGCGGCGCACGCGACGGCGCGGGAAATCGCCGCGAACCCGCCGCTGGTGGTCCAGGGTGCGAAAGACATACTGGGCCAGCGTAATTCCGCGGCGGTCGCGGAAGGGCTGCGGTACGTCTCGGCCTGGAACGCGGCCTTCTTGCCGTCCGAGGACCTGACCGAGGCGATTCAGGCGGTGTTCGAGAAGCGGACCCCCGAGTACAAGGGGCGGTGACTCGACGTATCAGCCGGCGTCGAGTTCAGCGAGACACCCCAAAGGGTTGCGGCCCGTCCCGGCGTTCAGCCCTCGAAGTGCAGGCTCGAGTCTCGAGGGCGGAACGCCGGACCAAGGGGCCTCAACCCCGCGACGCCGGAGGCGGCGCCAGAACTCAGTGCCCGCCCTTGTCCTTCAATCGCTGGAAGGACGCTTCGATCTCGGCTTCGGCCTCCGCGCGGCCGACCCACTCCGAGCCCTTGACGAATTTGCCGGGTTCGAGGTCCTTGTACCGCTCGAAGAAGTGCTTGATGGCGGCCAGTTCGAACTCCGAGACGTCGCCGAGGTCCTGGATGTGGTCCCAGCGCGGATCGCCGGCGGGGACGCACAGGATCTTGTCGTCGCCGCCCGCTTCGTCGGTCATCTTGTACATCGCGACCGGTCGCGCTTCGACGATCACACCCGGGAACACGGAATCGGGCAGCAGGACCAGCGCGTCCAGGGGATCGCCGTCCTCGCCCAAGGTGTCCTCGATATAGCCGTAGTCGGCCGGGTAGGCCATCGAGGTGTACAGGAACCGGTCGAGGCGGACGCGCCCGGTTTCATGATCGACCTCGTACTTGTTGCGTGAACCCTTGGGGATCTCGATGGTGACGTCGAACTCCACGCCAGCTCCTTCCGCTGCTCTCACGATGCGCCGTGGTGGCCGACGTCGCCGACCCACCCGGTTGTTCGCCGAGAACGGTAACCGAACACCGATATTGTTGTCGGCGGGCACATGGGTTCAGCGGTGGCCCGATGCGAAGTCGGGGACGAGGGAGAAGACGAACAACGTGGTTGTGCAGGGCGGCAGCGGTATGAATGGTTCGGCCACGCGCCGGCGCCGCGGCGTACGGACTTGGCTGATCATCGTGCTGGTGGTGCTGGCCGGGGCGGCGGCAGTGGCCGCCGCGATACTCAGGCCGTGGACCCCGGAGTTCCGGCACGGTGGGCTCACCATCGCCGCGCCACCTGCCTCGGTAACCGTCTCCCCGGACGTCGCACCCGCCCCGCAAGCCGCGCCCACGCCGAGCGCGACGGGTCTCGCGGCGGCGCTGGGGCCGGTGGTCGCCAGTCCCGATCTGGGCGGTTTCGCGGGCTCGGTCACCGATGCCGAGACCGGCGCCGTGCTGTGGAGCGAGCGCGCCGACGAACCGCGGGTGCCGTCGTCGACCGCGAAGATCATGACCACCGCGGCGGCGCTGCTGACGCTGCCCGCCGACCAGCGCGTGCACACCCGGGTGGTCGCCGGGGCGGCGCCCAACGAGATCGCACTCGTGGCCGCGGGCGATCCCACCTTGACCGCCCAGCCGGGCGGCGAGGGGTACTACCCGGGCTCCGCGAGCCTGATCGATCTGGCTGATCAGTTGCGCAACGCCGATGTCCGCGCCGATACGATCGTGGTCGACACCTCCGCCTATTCCGGTGAAACCATGGCGCGCGGCTGGGATCCGATCGATGTCCCGGGTGGTTCCATCGCGCCGATCGAACCGGTGATGCTCGACGGTGGCCGCCTCGACCCGTCGGCCGAGTATTCGCCGCGTACGACGACACCGGCGCTGGACGTGGGCCGGCGGTTGGCCGCCGACCTCGGTCTCGACCCGGCCCGGGTTCGTATCGGCGCCGCACCGCAGGGCACCAAGAGGCTCGGTGAAGTGGCGTCCGCGCCGCTGCGCGACCGGCTGCGGGACATGATGGTGCACTCGGACAATGTGCTGGCCGAGAGCATCGGCAGGGAGGTCGCGCAGGCCACCGGCCGACCGATGTCGTTCGAGGGGGCGGCGGCCGCGGTGGCCGCAGTGCTGGCCGAGAACGGCTTCGATATGACCGGCGTGACCATGTTCGACTGCAGCGGACTCTCCGTGGACGACCGCATTCCCGCCCGGGTCCTGAACCAGATCCTGAACACCGCGGCCGGGCCCGCACCCGATACCGAGCCGACCACCTCCGCGCCTGCCCCGCTGGCCCCGCGGCTGGGCGCGGGCGCAGGGCGGCAGACCCCGCCCGCCGACACCGCCGATACGCTGTCGAGCCGTTTGGTCCGGCTGTTGGACTATCTGCCGGTGGCAGGCGGTACCGGGTCGCTGAGCAGCCGTTATGTCACCGAGAACCAGTCCGGTGCCGGGTGGGTGCGCGCCAAGACCGGAACTCTGTCGGTGGCCAGTACGTTGGCTGGATACGTGCTGGACCGCGACGGCCGGGTCCTGACCTTCACACTGATGTCGAGCGATCGACCGCCCGAGGTCAGCCGACCCGCACTGGACGCCGTGGCGACCACGCTGCGTAACTGTGGATGTTCCTGACGGCTGGAGGGCGCATGACGATTCGACAAGGTCCCGACGGGCCCGGCGCCCCGGTGGCGGCCGATAGCGCGTCCGGGGACGCCGACGCGGACCGGCGCACCTTCTCGGGATCGGTGGACTGGCGCTGGGCGGCCCGCACCGGTGCCGCGCTCGTACCCGCCGGTCCGCGTACCTCCCGGCCGGCGGCCGAACAGGTGGTGGCCGAGCTCGCCGAGGCGTCGGTACGCGCCGAGGAACCCGTGCGCGCGGTGACGGGTCTGCTCGACGATCAGCCGGTCCCGGCCGCCCGAATCGTCGACCGGCCCGGCTGGATCGGTGCGGCGGCGGATTCCATGTCGCAGCTCACCGGGACCGGAACCGAGGACCGGCCCGGGCGACTCGGCCTCAACGGTAAACCGGCCGGTGTGCAGGTGGGCGCCATGCTGGCGTTCCTGTCCACCGCGATCCTCGGCCAGTACGACCCCTTCACCGGCCCGGACGGCACCCTGCTCCTGGTAGCTCCGAATATCGTGGGCGTCGAGCGGGCG
This genomic window contains:
- a CDS encoding inorganic diphosphatase, yielding MEFDVTIEIPKGSRNKYEVDHETGRVRLDRFLYTSMAYPADYGYIEDTLGEDGDPLDALVLLPDSVFPGVIVEARPVAMYKMTDEAGGDDKILCVPAGDPRWDHIQDLGDVSEFELAAIKHFFERYKDLEPGKFVKGSEWVGRAEAEAEIEASFQRLKDKGGH
- a CDS encoding D-alanyl-D-alanine carboxypeptidase/D-alanyl-D-alanine-endopeptidase; translated protein: MNGSATRRRRGVRTWLIIVLVVLAGAAAVAAAILRPWTPEFRHGGLTIAAPPASVTVSPDVAPAPQAAPTPSATGLAAALGPVVASPDLGGFAGSVTDAETGAVLWSERADEPRVPSSTAKIMTTAAALLTLPADQRVHTRVVAGAAPNEIALVAAGDPTLTAQPGGEGYYPGSASLIDLADQLRNADVRADTIVVDTSAYSGETMARGWDPIDVPGGSIAPIEPVMLDGGRLDPSAEYSPRTTTPALDVGRRLAADLGLDPARVRIGAAPQGTKRLGEVASAPLRDRLRDMMVHSDNVLAESIGREVAQATGRPMSFEGAAAAVAAVLAENGFDMTGVTMFDCSGLSVDDRIPARVLNQILNTAAGPAPDTEPTTSAPAPLAPRLGAGAGRQTPPADTADTLSSRLVRLLDYLPVAGGTGSLSSRYVTENQSGAGWVRAKTGTLSVASTLAGYVLDRDGRVLTFTLMSSDRPPEVSRPALDAVATTLRNCGCS